In Dehalococcoidia bacterium, a single genomic region encodes these proteins:
- the sufB gene encoding Fe-S cluster assembly protein SufB, which translates to MTTTRPQIDLGPYKYGFRDPEKYVYKAKPGLSRRVVEEISDIKGEPQWMREFRLRSLEIFLQKPMPTWGADLSEINFDQIHYYARPADRPGTTWDEVPEYIKKTFDRLGIPEAERKFLAGVSAQYESEVVYHSLREDLQKKGVIFVDTDTAVREYPDLVRRFFGTVIPPADNKFAALNSAVWSGGSFIYVPPGVRVEIPLQAYFRINAEAMGQFERTLIIADEGSFVHYVEGCTAPVYSKDSLHSAVVELIAMRGARLRYTTIQNWSLNVYNLVTKRAVAHEDAIVEWIDANLGSKVTMKYPSVFLMGKGARGDILSVAFAGPGQHQDAGGKAIHVAPYTSSTIISKSISKGGGRTSYRGLLKIYEGAKGAKSMVRCDALILDPYSRSDTYPYIEVAEEDVSIGHEATVAKIGEDQLFYLMSRGLTENEAMAMVVNGFIEPFTKTLPMEYAVEMNRLIELQLSGAVG; encoded by the coding sequence ATGACCACAACCCGCCCACAGATTGACCTGGGACCCTACAAGTACGGCTTCCGCGACCCCGAAAAATATGTGTACAAGGCCAAGCCCGGCCTCTCCCGCCGGGTGGTGGAGGAAATCTCCGACATCAAGGGCGAACCCCAGTGGATGCGGGAGTTCCGCCTGCGCTCCTTGGAGATTTTCCTCCAGAAGCCCATGCCCACCTGGGGGGCCGACCTGTCCGAAATCAACTTCGACCAGATTCACTACTACGCTCGGCCCGCCGACCGCCCCGGCACCACCTGGGACGAGGTCCCCGAATACATCAAGAAGACCTTTGACCGCCTGGGCATCCCCGAGGCCGAGCGCAAGTTCCTGGCCGGCGTCAGCGCCCAGTACGAGTCCGAGGTGGTCTACCACTCCCTGCGGGAGGACCTGCAGAAGAAAGGCGTCATCTTCGTAGATACCGACACGGCGGTGCGGGAGTATCCCGACCTGGTGCGCCGCTTCTTCGGCACCGTCATCCCCCCCGCCGACAACAAGTTCGCCGCCCTCAACAGCGCCGTGTGGAGCGGCGGCTCCTTCATTTATGTGCCCCCGGGCGTCCGTGTGGAAATCCCCCTGCAGGCCTACTTCCGCATCAACGCCGAGGCCATGGGGCAGTTTGAGCGCACCCTCATCATCGCCGATGAAGGCTCCTTCGTCCACTATGTGGAGGGGTGCACTGCCCCCGTCTACTCCAAAGACTCCCTCCACAGCGCCGTGGTGGAACTCATCGCCATGCGGGGGGCGCGCCTGCGCTACACCACCATCCAGAACTGGTCACTAAACGTCTACAACCTGGTTACCAAGCGGGCCGTCGCCCACGAGGACGCCATCGTGGAGTGGATTGACGCCAACCTGGGCTCCAAAGTAACCATGAAATACCCCTCCGTGTTCCTGATGGGCAAAGGGGCGCGGGGCGACATCCTCTCGGTGGCCTTCGCCGGCCCCGGCCAGCACCAGGACGCCGGGGGCAAAGCCATCCACGTGGCCCCCTACACCTCCTCCACCATCATCAGCAAGTCCATCTCCAAAGGGGGCGGGCGCACCTCTTACCGCGGCCTCTTGAAGATCTACGAGGGGGCCAAAGGGGCCAAGTCCATGGTGCGGTGCGACGCCCTCATCTTGGACCCCTACTCCCGCTCCGACACCTACCCCTACATCGAGGTGGCAGAGGAGGATGTCTCCATCGGCCACGAGGCCACCGTGGCCAAAATCGGCGAGGATCAGCTCTTCTACCTCATGAGCCGGGGCCTCACCGAAAACGAGGCTATGGCTATGGTGGTAAACGGCTTCATTGAACCCTTCACCAAGACCCTGCCCATGGAATACGCTGTGGAGATGAACCGCCTCATTGAACTGCAACTGTCAGGGGCCGTCGGTTAG
- the sufD gene encoding Fe-S cluster assembly protein SufD — MSDAVLTARRASPFTEEAVHRLSARWGEPSWAAQARLDALHTYLQTPFPPPHHEWWRRTDVTSLPYESFSPDGGAPSRPRLGFARALLRRPQEYGALLVQADGLTLRHLLAPEAEQAGVVALPLQDALRQRPDLVQAWLGKAIAPSENRFTALASAFCNGGAVVYLPRHAQVERPIHLVHILRRPHSALFPRTLIVAEEGASATIVEDYIQDGQEPVLAIPLVELLLDSSAQVRYTGVQSLGPEAVYLAFQRSRLVGRDASLLTYQIHFGSRFVKTVLENHLQGQGSRSDLLGILFGDQAQVFDQVTLQDHHSPHTTSDLLYKAALKDTARAIYYGTVKVRKGAIKTDAFQTNKNLLLGGHPKADSVPVLEIEADDLRCSHAASVGPVDEEHLFYLRSRGIPLAEAHRILVEGFFDPLAQRVPTPWLRQRIWALIHQKLASPSASNGR, encoded by the coding sequence ATGAGCGATGCCGTCCTGACCGCACGCCGCGCCTCCCCCTTCACCGAGGAGGCGGTGCATCGCCTCTCGGCCCGGTGGGGGGAGCCTTCGTGGGCCGCTCAGGCCCGCCTGGACGCCCTCCATACTTACCTCCAGACCCCTTTCCCCCCTCCCCACCACGAATGGTGGCGCCGGACGGATGTAACCTCCCTGCCCTACGAGTCCTTTTCCCCTGATGGGGGGGCGCCCTCCCGCCCCCGCCTGGGGTTTGCCCGCGCCCTTCTGCGTCGTCCCCAGGAGTATGGGGCCTTGCTGGTGCAGGCGGATGGCCTGACCCTGCGCCACCTGCTCGCCCCCGAGGCGGAGCAGGCGGGAGTCGTTGCGCTCCCCCTCCAGGACGCCCTGCGCCAACGCCCCGACCTGGTGCAGGCCTGGCTCGGCAAGGCCATCGCCCCCTCCGAGAACCGCTTCACCGCCCTGGCCTCCGCCTTCTGCAACGGGGGCGCGGTGGTCTACCTGCCCCGCCACGCCCAGGTGGAACGCCCCATCCACCTCGTCCACATCCTCCGCCGGCCCCACAGCGCCCTGTTCCCCCGCACCCTCATCGTGGCCGAGGAGGGGGCCTCCGCCACCATCGTGGAGGACTACATCCAGGACGGCCAAGAGCCGGTGCTGGCCATCCCCCTTGTGGAACTCCTTTTGGACAGCTCCGCCCAGGTGCGCTACACGGGCGTCCAATCCTTGGGGCCAGAGGCCGTTTACCTGGCCTTCCAGCGGAGCCGTCTGGTGGGGCGGGATGCCTCCCTCCTCACCTACCAGATTCACTTCGGCAGCCGTTTCGTGAAGACGGTGCTGGAGAACCACCTGCAGGGGCAGGGAAGCCGTTCCGACCTGCTGGGCATTCTGTTCGGCGACCAGGCCCAGGTCTTCGACCAGGTAACCCTGCAGGACCACCACTCCCCCCATACCACCAGCGACCTGCTCTACAAAGCAGCCCTCAAGGACACCGCCCGCGCCATCTACTACGGCACGGTGAAGGTGCGCAAGGGAGCCATCAAGACCGACGCCTTCCAGACCAACAAGAACCTGCTCCTGGGCGGGCACCCCAAGGCCGATTCCGTCCCCGTCCTGGAGATTGAGGCCGATGACCTGCGGTGCTCCCACGCCGCCTCTGTTGGCCCCGTGGACGAGGAGCACCTGTTCTACTTGCGCAGCCGGGGCATCCCCCTGGCCGAGGCCCACCGCATCCTGGTAGAGGGCTTCTTTGACCCCCTGGCCCAGCGGGTGCCCACCCCCTGGCTGCGCCAGCGCATCTGGGCGCTTATCCACCAGAAACTCGCCAGCCCCTCTGCTTCCAACGGGAGGTAG
- a CDS encoding non-heme iron oxygenase ferredoxin subunit: MPERWVAVASVRDVPPGTVRVVRAGGESLALCNVNGQFYAVQNLCTHDGGPLGEGELVGYAVECPRHGARFDVRTGTVLALPAVRPIRTYKTRVQGETIEVALPT, encoded by the coding sequence ATGCCCGAGCGCTGGGTTGCCGTCGCCTCGGTGCGCGATGTGCCTCCCGGCACCGTGCGGGTGGTGCGCGCCGGGGGCGAATCCCTGGCCCTGTGCAACGTGAACGGGCAGTTCTACGCCGTGCAAAACCTCTGCACCCACGACGGCGGCCCCCTAGGGGAGGGGGAACTGGTAGGCTACGCCGTGGAGTGCCCGCGGCACGGTGCCCGTTTTGATGTGCGCACCGGGACGGTGCTGGCTCTTCCTGCCGTGCGCCCCATCCGCACCTACAAAACCCGCGTCCAGGGGGAGACGATTGAAGTCGCCCTCCCCACCTGA
- a CDS encoding cysteine desulfurase → MLDLHAIRRDFPVLQRTVHGRPLVYLDNAATSQKPRQVIQALVAYYEGYNANVHRAVHTLGEEATQRFEEARQKVADFIHAPSLECILWTRNTTEAINLVATAWALPTLKPGDEVLTSAMEHHSNLVPWQKVCAQTGATLRIIPLTPQGLLDMDAFQRMLSPRVRLVAITHMSNVLGSIVPVAEVARLAHSVGAVVLVDGAQSVPHMPVDVQAIDCDFLAFSAHKMLGPTGIGVLYGKLPLLEAMEPFLLGGEMVREVTYERATWKAPPFKYEAGTPNIADAIAFGVAIDYLKGLGMEHIRQHEIALTRYALRRFAELEEFQVFGPPSAEQRGGVISFCHPHIHPHDLGTFLDRFGIAIRAGHHCAMPLVRSLGVVATARASFYLYNTEEEVDILIDALRQALRFFGRVRTPR, encoded by the coding sequence ATGCTCGACCTCCACGCCATCCGCCGCGACTTCCCTGTGCTCCAACGCACGGTGCACGGTCGGCCCCTGGTCTACCTGGACAACGCCGCCACCTCCCAGAAACCCCGTCAGGTGATTCAGGCCCTGGTGGCCTACTACGAAGGCTACAACGCCAATGTGCACCGCGCCGTCCACACCCTGGGCGAGGAGGCCACCCAGCGCTTTGAGGAGGCCCGCCAAAAGGTGGCCGACTTCATCCACGCCCCCTCCTTGGAGTGCATCCTCTGGACACGCAACACCACCGAGGCCATCAACCTGGTAGCCACCGCCTGGGCACTCCCCACCCTGAAGCCCGGCGACGAGGTGCTCACCAGCGCTATGGAGCACCACTCCAACCTGGTGCCCTGGCAGAAGGTTTGTGCCCAGACAGGTGCCACCTTGCGCATTATCCCCCTTACCCCCCAGGGCCTGCTGGACATGGACGCCTTCCAGCGCATGCTCTCCCCGCGGGTGCGCCTGGTGGCTATCACCCACATGTCCAACGTGCTAGGGAGCATCGTGCCCGTGGCCGAGGTGGCCCGCCTGGCCCACAGTGTGGGGGCCGTCGTGCTGGTGGATGGTGCCCAGAGCGTCCCCCACATGCCCGTCGACGTGCAGGCCATAGACTGCGACTTCTTGGCCTTCTCCGCCCACAAGATGCTGGGGCCAACGGGCATCGGGGTGCTCTACGGCAAACTCCCGCTTCTGGAGGCGATGGAGCCGTTCCTGCTGGGCGGGGAGATGGTGCGGGAGGTTACCTACGAGCGAGCCACCTGGAAGGCCCCGCCCTTCAAGTATGAGGCGGGCACCCCCAACATCGCCGACGCCATCGCCTTCGGAGTGGCCATTGACTACCTGAAAGGGCTGGGGATGGAGCACATCCGCCAGCACGAAATCGCCCTCACCCGCTATGCCCTGCGCCGTTTCGCCGAGCTGGAGGAGTTCCAGGTGTTCGGCCCCCCCTCCGCTGAGCAGAGGGGTGGGGTCATCTCCTTCTGCCATCCCCACATCCATCCCCACGACCTGGGCACCTTCCTGGACCGCTTCGGCATCGCCATCCGCGCCGGGCACCACTGCGCCATGCCCTTGGTGCGCTCCCTAGGCGTGGTCGCCACCGCCCGCGCCAGTTTCTACCTCTACAACACCGAGGAGGAAGTGGACATCCTCATCGATGCCCTGCGCCAGGCCTTGCGCTTCTTCGGACGAGTGCGGACGCCTCGCTAG
- a CDS encoding SUF system NifU family Fe-S cluster assembly protein produces the protein MTQDFSTAFPLDELDDLYREVILDHYRSPRNRTPLPRPDIASEGQNPYCGDEVSVQMALEGERIAQVGIVGRGCSISQASASMMGELLKGKTLADALRLSRRVRDMLHGKALSPQELEELGDLEALRGVSKFPVRIKCALLAWTTLEEGIADWQKRRG, from the coding sequence ATGACCCAGGACTTTTCCACCGCCTTCCCCCTGGACGAACTGGACGACCTCTACCGCGAGGTGATTCTGGACCACTACCGTAGCCCCCGCAACCGCACCCCCCTGCCCCGCCCCGACATCGCCAGCGAGGGGCAGAACCCCTACTGCGGGGACGAGGTATCCGTCCAGATGGCCCTGGAGGGGGAGCGCATCGCCCAGGTGGGGATTGTGGGACGGGGGTGCTCCATCTCCCAAGCGTCGGCGTCTATGATGGGGGAACTGCTCAAGGGCAAGACCCTGGCCGATGCCCTGCGCCTCTCCCGGCGGGTGCGGGACATGCTCCACGGAAAAGCCCTCTCCCCCCAGGAGCTGGAGGAGTTGGGCGACCTGGAGGCCCTGCGGGGAGTAAGCAAGTTCCCCGTGCGCATCAAGTGCGCCCTCCTGGCCTGGACGACTTTGGAAGAGGGTATCGCCGACTGGCAGAAGCGGAGGGGCTAA
- a CDS encoding immune inhibitor A: protein MRPTILGILILILLTWGVAGACTAPPPTPTPTSSPPPAPTPTPAPPLFPTPPDRDLYDLTQRYRTKGVGIPRTVAPPAIAPAVGMQETFWAIDLEAKVPYTITATLRAISPHAYWYIADGVPISDDALQQTIRTFEERIVPQVGTAVGGQWPPGINGDPRLTILYGPLRGAAGYYSGADEYPLVVHPYSNQRRMLYLNSQFLRLGSSLFDQVLAHELQHAFHHAADPTEETWVNEGLAELASELAGYRPTLVQEFARRPSTSLTEWADDPYASGPHYGAAHLFMRYLFQHYGGRAHIPLLVHEPADGIAGVEAFLRRIGAGKTFPEVFQDWAVANLLGNGDGPLFYKEGAPRLSAPKGLEPGQRIQDILPPFAASYVNLPPTAGGTLTFSGEASTPLADLPVPSGEACWFSNRGDNINTRLTRTLDLTGVERATLRFRIWYDLEEWWDYAYAAVSADGGRSWDALKGKFATAHDPLGVAFGPGWTGSSNGWREEEVDLTPFAGRRVLLRFEYVTDEAVNLGGLCLDDFSIPEIGWQDDAEHDRDWLTEGWIRRAPHVPTVWRARLVVERPEGGPMVHDLPVDAAGRGRWTVRIPPNARRAVLVVLNLTPLARRPAPFQITWETAQAP, encoded by the coding sequence GTGCGCCCGACAATCCTCGGGATTCTTATCCTTATCCTCCTGACCTGGGGCGTCGCAGGGGCGTGCACCGCCCCACCGCCCACGCCTACCCCAACTTCTTCTCCACCCCCTGCCCCTACCCCAACCCCCGCACCCCCTCTCTTTCCCACTCCCCCCGACCGCGACCTCTATGACCTGACCCAACGCTACCGCACCAAAGGCGTGGGCATCCCCCGCACCGTTGCCCCACCCGCCATCGCCCCCGCCGTAGGGATGCAAGAGACCTTCTGGGCCATAGACCTGGAGGCCAAAGTCCCCTACACCATCACCGCGACCCTGCGCGCCATCAGCCCCCACGCCTACTGGTATATAGCCGACGGGGTTCCCATAAGCGACGATGCCCTGCAACAGACCATCCGCACCTTTGAGGAGCGCATCGTCCCCCAGGTGGGCACAGCCGTGGGCGGCCAGTGGCCCCCGGGCATCAACGGCGACCCCCGCCTCACCATCCTCTATGGCCCCTTGCGCGGGGCCGCCGGCTACTACAGCGGGGCCGACGAATACCCCCTCGTGGTGCACCCCTACTCCAACCAACGGCGCATGCTCTACCTGAACAGCCAGTTCCTGCGTCTGGGCTCGTCCCTGTTTGATCAGGTGCTGGCCCACGAGTTGCAACACGCCTTCCACCACGCCGCCGACCCCACCGAGGAGACCTGGGTGAACGAAGGCCTCGCGGAACTGGCCAGCGAACTGGCAGGCTACCGTCCCACCTTGGTGCAGGAGTTCGCCCGCCGCCCCTCCACCTCCCTCACCGAATGGGCCGATGACCCCTACGCCTCGGGCCCCCACTACGGTGCCGCCCACCTCTTTATGCGTTACCTCTTCCAACACTATGGAGGCAGAGCACACATCCCCCTCCTGGTGCACGAACCCGCCGATGGCATCGCAGGGGTAGAGGCCTTCCTGCGGCGTATTGGTGCTGGCAAGACCTTCCCCGAGGTCTTCCAGGACTGGGCGGTGGCCAACCTCTTGGGCAACGGCGACGGCCCCCTCTTCTACAAGGAGGGCGCACCCCGCCTGTCGGCACCCAAGGGCTTGGAGCCTGGGCAAAGGATACAGGACATCCTCCCACCCTTCGCCGCCTCTTATGTAAACCTTCCTCCCACTGCGGGAGGCACCCTCACCTTTTCCGGGGAGGCCAGCACCCCTCTGGCAGACCTCCCCGTCCCCAGCGGAGAGGCCTGCTGGTTCAGCAACCGGGGCGACAACATCAACACCCGCCTCACCCGCACCCTAGACCTCACAGGGGTGGAGCGCGCCACCCTCCGCTTCCGCATCTGGTATGACCTGGAGGAGTGGTGGGATTACGCTTATGCCGCTGTCTCGGCCGACGGGGGCCGGTCGTGGGACGCCCTAAAGGGGAAATTCGCCACCGCCCACGATCCCCTCGGCGTCGCCTTCGGACCCGGCTGGACCGGCTCCAGCAACGGTTGGCGGGAGGAGGAGGTCGACCTCACCCCCTTCGCCGGCCGGCGGGTGCTCCTGCGCTTTGAGTACGTCACCGATGAGGCGGTCAACCTGGGGGGCCTCTGCCTGGACGACTTCTCTATCCCCGAAATCGGCTGGCAGGACGATGCCGAGCACGACCGAGACTGGCTGACCGAGGGGTGGATTCGCCGGGCACCACACGTGCCGACGGTGTGGCGGGCCCGTTTGGTGGTGGAGCGCCCCGAGGGGGGGCCAATGGTGCACGACTTGCCGGTGGATGCAGCAGGGCGCGGACGGTGGACGGTGCGCATCCCGCCCAATGCCCGCCGAGCGGTGCTAGTGGTGCTTAACCTTACCCCCCTAGCCCGTCGCCCCGCACCCTTCCAGATAACCTGGGAGACCGCACAGGCACCCTGA
- the rho gene encoding transcription termination factor Rho, which translates to MDLAELESKTAEELLELAKQLGIEDGALKREDLIYKILESVAHQQGYVLATGLLEITPDGYGFLRQQGTRPSPGDVYVSQSQIRRFGLRTGDMVTGQARPPKEGERYFGLIRVEAVNGVDPDFTRNRPHFDNLTPVFPNEQIRLETTPQNLSGRLIDLIAPIGRGQRGLIVSPPKAGKTFLLKHIAQGTTINHPDIHLMVVLVGERPEEVTDMRRSVKGEIFSSTFDEPVEDHCRTAELALERAKRLVEMGKHVMILLDSLTRLVRAYNLALPSTGRTLSGGVDPAALYPPKRFFGAARNIENGGSLTIIATCLIDTGSRMDEVIYEEFKGTGNSEIHLDRRLAEKRVFPAVDIMRSGTRRDELLLEESVLQAVVRLRRMLAMAISNGMDPLEATERLLERLGRTRNNAEFLASLAKGSL; encoded by the coding sequence ATGGACCTGGCAGAACTGGAATCCAAAACCGCCGAGGAACTGCTGGAGCTGGCCAAGCAGTTGGGCATAGAAGATGGGGCCCTGAAGCGGGAGGACCTCATCTACAAAATCCTGGAGTCGGTGGCCCACCAGCAGGGGTATGTGCTGGCCACCGGTCTTCTGGAGATTACCCCCGACGGCTACGGCTTCCTGCGCCAGCAGGGGACACGCCCCAGCCCGGGGGATGTGTATGTCTCCCAGAGCCAGATACGCCGGTTCGGCCTGCGCACGGGGGATATGGTTACGGGGCAGGCCCGCCCCCCCAAAGAGGGGGAGCGCTACTTCGGCCTCATCCGTGTGGAGGCAGTCAACGGGGTGGACCCCGATTTCACCCGCAACCGCCCCCATTTTGATAACCTGACGCCTGTCTTCCCCAACGAGCAGATCCGCCTGGAGACCACACCCCAGAACCTCTCCGGTCGTCTGATAGACCTCATCGCTCCTATCGGGCGCGGGCAACGGGGACTTATCGTGTCGCCCCCCAAGGCGGGGAAAACCTTCCTGCTCAAGCACATCGCCCAGGGCACCACCATCAATCATCCCGATATTCACTTGATGGTGGTGCTGGTCGGGGAGCGCCCCGAAGAGGTTACCGATATGCGGCGCTCTGTCAAGGGGGAAATTTTTTCCAGCACCTTTGACGAGCCGGTAGAGGACCACTGCCGCACCGCCGAACTGGCCCTGGAACGGGCCAAGCGCTTGGTGGAGATGGGCAAGCATGTGATGATTTTGCTGGATAGCTTGACCCGTCTGGTGCGGGCGTATAACCTGGCCCTCCCCAGCACGGGGCGCACTCTGTCAGGGGGTGTGGACCCGGCCGCCCTGTACCCGCCTAAGCGCTTCTTTGGTGCAGCCCGCAACATTGAGAACGGGGGGAGCCTGACCATCATCGCCACCTGTCTGATAGACACCGGCTCCCGTATGGACGAGGTGATTTACGAGGAGTTCAAGGGCACGGGGAACAGCGAAATCCACCTGGACAGGCGTCTGGCGGAGAAGCGCGTGTTCCCCGCTGTGGACATTATGCGCTCGGGCACCCGCCGCGACGAACTCCTGCTGGAGGAGAGTGTTTTGCAAGCGGTTGTGCGCCTCCGCCGCATGCTGGCTATGGCCATCAGTAATGGGATGGACCCCCTGGAGGCGACGGAGCGCTTGCTGGAGCGCCTGGGGCGCACCCGCAACAACGCCGAGTTCCTGGCCTCTCTGGCCAAGGGGAGCCTGTAG
- the fsa gene encoding fructose-6-phosphate aldolase: MELFLDTANLEEIRQAVALGVVSGVTTNPSLAAKEGIGDLEAYKTAVLEMVRLVRGPISVEVTHSDAQGMVAQAREIASWHPQVVVKLPSTVAGFQAMAVVCREGIRVNQTLCFSVNQALLGARLGVAFISPFVGRLDDEGHTGMALVADIVQMVRRYGYPSKVLAASIRHPLHVVEALRAGADIATVPFKVLMQMTHHPLTDVGMQRFAQDWEKAGLSRAAR; the protein is encoded by the coding sequence ATGGAGTTGTTCCTGGACACGGCCAATCTGGAGGAGATACGCCAGGCGGTGGCTTTGGGGGTGGTGAGCGGGGTTACCACCAACCCCTCCCTGGCGGCTAAGGAGGGCATCGGCGACCTGGAGGCTTATAAGACAGCGGTGCTGGAGATGGTGCGCCTCGTGCGGGGGCCCATCTCGGTGGAGGTTACCCACTCCGATGCCCAGGGGATGGTGGCCCAGGCGCGGGAGATCGCCTCCTGGCATCCCCAGGTGGTGGTGAAACTGCCCAGCACAGTGGCGGGCTTTCAGGCTATGGCCGTGGTGTGCCGGGAGGGCATCCGGGTGAACCAGACCCTCTGCTTCTCCGTCAACCAGGCCCTTTTGGGGGCGCGCCTGGGGGTGGCCTTCATTAGCCCCTTCGTGGGGCGCCTGGATGACGAGGGGCACACGGGGATGGCACTGGTGGCCGACATCGTGCAGATGGTGCGGCGCTACGGCTACCCCAGCAAGGTGCTGGCCGCCAGCATTCGCCATCCCTTGCATGTGGTTGAGGCGCTGCGGGCGGGGGCGGACATCGCCACCGTCCCCTTCAAGGTGTTGATGCAGATGACCCATCACCCCCTCACCGATGTGGGAATGCAGCGCTTCGCCCAGGATTGGGAGAAGGCTGGTCTCTCCCGCGCGGCACGGTAG
- a CDS encoding CTP synthase, with the protein MSATTRYIFVTGGVVSSIGKGISTASLGRLLKSRGLRVSVQKLDPYLNVDPGTMSPYQHGEVFVTKDGCETDMDLGHYERFIDIELTRSSNVTAGHIYSYVIAKERRGDYLGGTIQTVPHVTNAIKEHMHRVAQESGAEVVIVEVGGTVGDIEGLPFLEAVRQMRKDVGRDNCFFIHVTLLPYISTTGELKTKPTQHSVKELRSIGIQPDAILCRSDYPVSTSIREKISLFCDVDVRAVIPLLTVPTVYEVPLLLEEAGMGDLLAQALGLPHRNGDLAEWRVMVERMKAPKEPVAVAVVGKYADLPDAYISVREALKHAGLALNRDVRISWVPSEEVERHGPEPFLSHVQGIVVPGGFGPRGVEGMIAAARYARENGVPYLGLCLGMQLMVIEVARHVLGLRGANSTEFDPTTPHPVIDLMPEQRTITEKGGTMRLGNYPCRLERGSKAYQAYHADLIHERHRHRYELNNAYREVLEQGGLRFSGVSPDGYLVEIAEVVDHPFMLGTQFHPEFRSRPNRPHPLFVAFLATAVQTLRPGTQRPLPLE; encoded by the coding sequence ATGAGCGCCACGACCAGGTACATCTTTGTAACGGGCGGGGTGGTGAGTTCCATCGGGAAGGGGATTAGCACCGCTTCGCTAGGGCGTCTGTTGAAAAGCCGGGGCCTGCGCGTCTCCGTCCAAAAACTAGACCCGTACCTGAATGTAGACCCCGGCACTATGTCCCCCTATCAGCACGGGGAGGTGTTCGTGACCAAGGACGGGTGCGAGACGGATATGGACCTGGGCCACTACGAGCGTTTCATTGACATTGAACTGACCCGCTCGTCCAATGTTACGGCTGGCCACATCTACTCCTATGTCATCGCCAAGGAGCGCCGAGGGGATTATTTGGGGGGCACCATTCAAACCGTTCCCCATGTAACCAACGCCATTAAGGAGCACATGCATCGGGTGGCCCAGGAGAGCGGGGCAGAGGTGGTCATCGTGGAGGTGGGGGGCACTGTGGGGGACATAGAGGGTCTCCCCTTCTTGGAGGCGGTGCGCCAGATGCGCAAAGATGTGGGGCGGGATAACTGCTTTTTCATCCATGTAACCTTGCTCCCGTACATCTCCACAACGGGCGAACTGAAGACCAAGCCCACCCAGCACAGCGTGAAGGAACTGCGCTCCATAGGTATTCAGCCCGATGCCATCCTCTGCCGGAGCGACTATCCCGTCAGCACCAGCATCCGGGAGAAGATCTCCCTGTTTTGCGATGTGGATGTGCGGGCGGTGATCCCCTTGCTAACGGTGCCTACGGTGTACGAGGTGCCCTTGCTCCTGGAGGAGGCGGGGATGGGGGATCTGTTGGCCCAGGCCCTGGGCCTGCCCCATCGCAATGGCGATTTGGCCGAGTGGCGGGTGATGGTGGAGCGGATGAAGGCACCCAAGGAGCCCGTGGCTGTGGCGGTGGTGGGCAAGTACGCCGATCTGCCTGATGCTTACATCTCGGTGCGGGAGGCCCTCAAGCATGCGGGCTTGGCCCTCAATCGGGATGTGCGCATCTCGTGGGTGCCTTCGGAGGAGGTGGAACGGCACGGCCCCGAGCCTTTCCTCTCCCATGTGCAAGGCATCGTGGTGCCGGGGGGCTTCGGCCCCCGCGGTGTGGAGGGGATGATCGCCGCCGCCCGCTACGCCCGGGAGAATGGGGTGCCCTACCTGGGCCTGTGTCTGGGGATGCAACTGATGGTGATAGAGGTGGCTCGCCATGTGCTGGGGCTGCGGGGAGCCAACTCTACCGAGTTCGACCCCACAACCCCCCACCCGGTCATTGACCTGATGCCGGAACAGCGCACGATCACGGAGAAGGGGGGGACGATGCGCCTGGGCAACTACCCCTGCCGTTTGGAGCGGGGGAGTAAGGCGTACCAGGCCTATCACGCCGACCTGATACACGAGCGCCATCGCCATCGCTACGAACTGAACAACGCCTACCGAGAGGTGCTGGAGCAGGGAGGCCTGCGCTTCAGCGGGGTCTCCCCCGATGGGTACCTGGTGGAGATCGCAGAGGTGGTTGACCACCCCTTTATGCTGGGCACCCAGTTCCATCCCGAGTTCCGCTCCCGGCCCAATCGGCCGCATCCGTTGTTCGTGGCCTTCTTGGCGACGGCTGTGCAAACTCTACGGCCCGGCACACAGCGCCCCCTACCGTTGGAGTAG